From the Bacillus sp. FJAT-22090 genome, the window TAGTTGGGACACCTGGACGTTTACAAGAACTGGTGAAATTAAAAAAATTAAAGATGCATGAAATCAAAACAATCGTACTAGATGAAGGAGACCAGTTGTTAAGTCGAGAAAATCGTACGACTGTTAAGGGGTTAATAGATGCAACTGTTGAGAGACAACTGGTTGTTACATCTGCCACAATTACGGAAGAAATAGAACTAGTTGCAGAAAGAATCATGAATAATCCTGTCCGCATTCAAGTTACAGCAGAGGAAATTCCTTCAAAGGGTGAAGTTATTCATAGTTTTGTCAAAACGGAAGTGCGAGACAAAACGGAATTATTAAGAAAGCTTTCTCACTTAGAAGGTATGAAGGGACTAGCCTTTGTAAATAGTTTAGATCAAGTTTTAATGAAGGATACAAAACTCTCTTATAGAGATGCTCCTATTATTTCTCTACATTCAGAAATGAAAAAAGAGGAACGAAAGAAAGCATTAGATGACTTTAAAAATGGTAAAGTAAATATACTTATAGCAACTGACGTTGCTGCTAGAGGTCTGGACATTTCTGGATTAACACATGTAATTCATGTTGATGTTCCGCATTCTATAGAACAATATTTGCATCGTTCAGGACGTACTGGACGTGCTGGAAATGATGGAGAAGTATTGACCTTATTAACTTATGGGGATGAAAAAACGTATAAGAAATGGACAAAAGAGCTTCCGAGTAAGCCAGTTCAGAAAATATGGTATCGTGGAGAATTAATAGAAGGTTCATCGAAAACGGTACAGAAAAAAGGGAAATAAACAATGAATTTTCAACAAAAATTAGAGGAATACGCAGAGCTTATCGTAAAAGTAGGTTTAAATATTCAAAAAAATCAACAGTTGCTTATTAATACAACAACGGAAACGATTGAATTTACCAGACTTGTTGTAAAAAAAGCGTATGAAGCTGGTGCAAAGCGAGTAGATGTAAATTATTCTGATGGACCAAATACAAGATCATTTTATGATTTAGCTCCAGACGAAGCATTCCATGAATATCCGAAATGGGCAGCTATGCAACGAGATGAGTTAATTGAAAACAAAGGTGCTTTATTATGGATCGATGCGGAAAATCCAGATTTACTTGAAGGTGTTTCGGTTGAAAAAATCTCAAACTTCCATAAAGCAAGCGGGAAAGCACTTGAAAATTATAGAAAAGCAGTGATGAATGATGTCATTACTTGGTCAATTGTTGCGATGCCTTCTGAAAAATGGGCAGCAAAGGTATTTCCGGATTTACAAGCAGAAGAGCAAATGCAAGCTCTTTGGAATTTAATTTTTCAAGTAGTAAGAATTGGTGAAGGAACAGCGGTTCAACAATGGAAAGAGCATATCGAAAATTTAGAAAGCCGTGCCTCACTATTAAATGCGAAGCGTTATAAAAAATTACATTACACAGCAGAGGGAACAGATATCCAAGTGGAACTACCAAAAGGTCATATTTGGATGTCAGGAGCTAGTAAAAATGCGCAATCCGTTCCTTTTATAGCTAATATGCCTACGGAAGAAGTTTATACTGCTCCATTAAAAACAGGAGTTAATGGTTATGTGAAAAACACTAAACCGCTCGCATATAAAGGGAATGTCATTGATGATTTTACATTAACTTTTGAAAACGGTGCTATTACGAAGGTTGAAGCAACTACTGGTGAGGTGCTTTTAAAAGAATTAACACAAACAGATGAGGGTGCAAAATATTTAGGGGAAATTGCGCTAGTTCCACATGAATCTCCAATTTCTGCATCTAATGTTTTATTTTTTAATACCCTATTTGATGAAAATGCTTCGAATCATTTTGCTATTGGAGAAGCTTACCCGACATGTGTGGAAGGTGCGCGTGGATTATCTCCAAGTGAGCTTGAAAACTTAGGGCTCAATACTTCCATTGTTCATGAAGACTTCATGATTGGTTCTGCTGATATGGATATTATGGGAGAATTAGAAGATGGTACAATAGAGCCTATTTTCAAAAAAGGTTCTTGGGCTTTTTAAGGAGTAAATCTAGATGAAAAAGTGGATAGTTGTAATCTTACTCCTTGTGTTTCCTTTCACGTCTTTTTCTGTAGAGGCAAATGGTGCTGAAGTATATATCGCTTTAGGAGATTCTCTAGCTGCCGGCCAAACTCCGAACAGATCAATAGATACTGGTTATACAGATTTAATAGCACAAGAGTTGAAAAAATCTCAGCAGCTTGCTTATTATTCGAAGGCACTTGCATTTCCAGGATATACAACAGCTGATGTGTTAAAAACAGTTCGCACAAAAGAATCAAAGGAATTACTTAAAAATGCATCAATTGTTACCATTTCAGCAGGGGCAAATGATTTACTAAGGCTTGTGCAATTAAATGCAGCGAATGGTTCAATTTCGTACAAGCAAATTCAAGTAAATTATGCCTTAAATATGGTACGCAAAAATATGGAAGCAATTGTGAAAGAAGTTCAAGTGACTGCACCAAACGCAAAGATATATGTGTTGGGTTACTATTTTTCCTATCCTCATTTACGAGAAACACAAAAAGTAGGTATAAGAAAAGAGTTAAATGCACTGCATTCCATATTAAAAACGGAAGCGGAGGCCAATGGAGCAATATACGTATCTGTTGAGGAAGATTTTTCTAATAAAGAAAAAGAGTTGCTACCTAATGTATCGGATGTGCATCCTACAATGGAAGGATACCGTCTGATGGCTAATGCTTTTTTCAAAAAGTACAATGCGAATTTACAAGTAAATCCAAAGGAATTGCCTGCTCCAAATCCTTTAACTTTTGAACAAATCCTTAATAGTCAAAAGGAAAAAGCAGAGACTCCCGTTTCAAGAGTAGAGGGTCTTGATCGTTATTTGTCACTTACGGAATTAAGGCCATTGATATAAAATAAAGGCTCTGTTATTTAACCTTATGGGTAATTTTTTAATAAAATTGACTGTTCAGTACTTAGAGATTAGAAACACGGATGTACGCTATGTATGAGCTCCGCAGGATGAGTAGCTCCTACGTCGCTCACATACTCGACTTTTATTTTGGACCCGTTAAATTCCGTTCCAGGCGGACGCGTTCCGCCGGCATGGCTTCAGCCGCTTCCCTTGCTCCTGCGCAAGCTCGTCGCAAAAATTAATTTCGCTACGCTCAGTCCAGGGTCTTCAGCTCATGCACCTGCCGCTTCGCTTTCGGTGCAGAAAACATTTGCTATTCCGGCTGGAGTCGCCGCCTTCCACTCCAATCAACTTTTATCCGCTTTTCAATTAGAAAACCATCATGCCATTAATAGAGCAAGTATTTATAGAAAATCGGTGAAAAAGGCGACACTCCTGCGGGAAAAGCGTTAGCCGAAGACCCCGCAGTTGAGGGGAAGGCAATCTAAGTTCGCCGCATCCTGCTCCTGCGCAAAGCTCGTCGCAAAAGAACTTTTGCGGCAACGATTGCATGACCAACATCATGTTGGCCTAGGAGGCTAAGGCAACGCCCGCGGAAAGGGAGCCGTTTCAACGATTTTCTTATTTATCGGACGACATTATTTAGTAAAGTCAAATTCTATCGAATTTTTCAGTGCCCTCCAAGACATGCCGTATGAGACAGCGAAATGTGCTAGCACATTTCGCGGCTCATGCAGACGTGCGGCCAGCACGAATGCTTATAGATAAGTAGAATTCGATTTAACCTATAACCTATTTAATCACATTGCGAATGCGCATAGATTAGTGCATTACAACAATAAGGTTTAACAAATAAAAAATCTGCTCCCATAAAGTTATGTGGGAGCAGATTTTTTATTTTATCGTCTTTTTTGATTTCATTAATTTACGAATAATCGGATAGACTACAGGTGCCCATTTTATTGCAGTCTTTGCTATGGTTTTTATATTCATTAGTATCGCTCCCAAGTTTAATTAGTACTAATTCTTTTCCCGTTTTAACGGTAGTATAAACATTATCTTAGTACCTTTACACCTTGGATAATATTCCATACAAGGATAATAATATAACTGACTAAGTACAATAATATGAATAAAAACGGTGCTGATGCCATAAAAAGTGATTGCTCATTAACAGCTGCATTCATAAATACTGAAAAAAAGCTTGAGAATAGAGCTATAAACAATATAATCATAAATCCAAAGGGTATCAGATGCGAAATTAGCGAACGTTTCGCATGATGTTTCACTTCGGTATCCTGAGAAACAAAAAATACAATAATCGGAAGTATAAAAGGCGCAAACAATACACTAAAATAAGATAGTGCAGATAAAATTCGGTTGTTTTCTATTTGAATACACTCCTTTCCGATTAGATATCTAATATACGTCTCTTAACATAATTAGTTTCAACTTTTGGCAAAGGAGACTAAAATATCTTTATATGTTTCTACGGATGAAATAGAGACATACTCTTTTTCTCCATGCCAATCTGCTCCTGACGGTCCAAACTCTACAGCTCCTGCTCCATTTTTTGCATAGAAACGGGTATCCGCTGATCCGTGTTGTCCAAATAAGTTAGTATCTCGTCCTGTTTTTATAGTAGTTTCGGATTGTAGCTGAATAACATAGGGATTATTGTCGTTAGTTGTGACTGCTGGTTCAGAGGCATAAATGAGCACTTCATTTCCAGGGAAATGTTTGTGAGCAACATCTGTTATTCCTTGAATTATCTCTGTTGGGTCTTGTCCAGGCACATAGCGAATATCGTAGCCTATGATACACTCGTCTGGAACGATATTGTATCTTTCACCTGCATGTATTTTAGCCAAGTTTAAAGAAGGATAATCATAAAATTTATTACTAGCAGTTAAAAAAGAGAGTTGTCGAATTTCTTTATCTAAAGCAATTGCTTCTTCTATTGCATTTATACCTTCCCAAGGACGACTGCCATGACTGGATTTGCCTTTCATTTTAATATCCAATTGGACAATTCCTTTTGCTTGGAGGCCAATATGAAGGTGAGTTGGTTCTCCGCAAATAACGAAATCACCATGATATCCTTGTTCAACTAAATACTCGGATGTTTCTCCATTTGTTTCCTCGTCGGTAACAATATGTAGTTGGACTCTTTTCGTTAGTTGATCTGATGCTTTTGAAAGTTCATAGAATGCTTGCATCATAGCAGCAACTCCCGCTTTCATGTCTGCAGAGCCACGACCATATAATTTGTCACCTTCTATAAAAGGATTAAATTGCTCTTTGTTGCCAGGAACCACATCAACATGCCCATTCCAAATGATGCATTCCTTTCCAAAGCCGATTTCTGATACAAGCATAAGCTTTGAATTTTTTTTATGTAAAGTTGTACCAATTCCCTTTTCTTCCAGCCAATTTTGACAAAATAAAAGTGCTTCATTTGCTCCATCTACATCATCACTTTTTATACGAATTAAGTCTTTCAATAAATCTATCATGTACTTACCTCCATTTTCATATTATATTTTTATAAGTATAACAATGAACAACAGGGGGTTGCATAACTTATTTCATTGGGCTACAATGAACTCGAACTAAATAATTTATCACCACAAGGGGCGTCGCTTATGCGGCTGAGATAGTACCCTTCGAACCTGTAAGTTCATGCTTGCGTAGGGATGTGGATGGAAACTGACAATCGCGCGATGTCTGGGTCTATCCCGACGTCGTTTTTTTGTGGTCGAAAAAGGAGATTACTATGAAAAATCAACGCGTTTTATTGTTAGTGGAAATCGCAATTTTTGCGGCTCTTGGATATATTTTGGATATTATAGGATTTGGTATGCCACAAGGTGGTACAGTCACATTTGTGCTTGTTCCTGTAATTTTAATAGCATTTCGTCGCGGGATAGTCGCTGGCCTTATAACAGGATTTTTAATCGGTATGCTGCAAGTTGTAACAGGCCGTTTTTATGCAGCACCATTATCATTGGAAGTTGTCATTCTACAAGTGGGAATTGATTATTTTATTGCTTTCATGGTAGCAGGATTTGCAGGATTACTAAGACCTGCCTTTTTAAAGGCATATGAAAACAAAGATAAAATGAAAATGGCTACCGCGGTAATTATTGGAGCTTTTATTGCAGCATTTCTTCGCTATCTTGCACATGTGACTTCTGGTATTCTGTTTTTTGGTGAATTTGCTGGCGATCAAAACGTTATTCTTTATTCATTAATCTATAATTCTACTTATATGATTCCAGTATTTTTGCTAGCAGCATTCGTTTGTATGATACTATTCCTAAAGGCTCCTCGCCTTATACTGCCGAATAAAGCATAAATATGATATGATTGTTGTACAGTTTAACCAGTTTTAGAATATGCTAATACAGGTTAAGCCTTCGGTGGACGTCATAGATTTTTGGATAGGGACTTAATCGTTCGTCATGATATAATATCTAGACGCAAATACTCCGGGGCGCATTAGATATGAGAAGGGATCTTATAAAGATGATTGTACAAACAAATGAAGAATTAGAAGCTTTAAAAAAAATAGGTCGTATTGTTGCTGAAATTCGGGATGCAATGAGAGCTGCAACGAAGCCAGGTATTACAACAAAGGAACTGGATGAAATTGGTGGTAAGCTCTTTAATGAGCACGGAGCAATTTCAGGTCCAATGGGTGAGTATGATTTCCCAGGCTATACTTGTATAAGTGTTAATGAAGAGGTTGCTCATGGTATTCCAGGTTCCCGTATCATTAAAGATGGTGATGTTGTCAATATTGACGTATCAGGCTCATGTGATGGTTATTTTGCTGACACAGGTATTTCCTTTGTTGTTGGTGAAGGTTATGAGGAGAAAGAAAAGTTATGTGCAGTGGCAGAAAGCGCATTTAACCGGGCAATGTTAAAGGTAAAAGTCGGTTCTAAATTGAATCAAATTGGAAAAGCGGTTGAAAGAGAAGCAAAGGAAAATGGTTTGCACGTTATTATGAACCTTACAGGTCATGGAATTGGTAAATCACTTCATGAAGCTCCGCAGCACGTGCTCAATTATTATGATGCTTGGGACCCGACAATTTTAAAAGAAGGTATGGTGCTAGCGGTAGAGCCATTTATTTCTCAAAAAGCTGAACATATAGTAGAATCGGGAGATGGTTGGACATTCGTGACACCAGACAAATCGTTAGTTGCCCAAATTGAGCATACGATTGTCGTAACAAAAGAGGGCCCGCTTTTATTAACAAAATTAGATTAAGAAAAATTAAATAGTAAAATGCCTCGGAAATTATGATTTCTGAGGCATTTTTTTTATAAATAATATTCCTACTATAAGTACACAGCTTAAAAAAATGGACGCGGCAGTTATTAATAATTCATCTAACATATGTCGACAGGCAATCCCTAAAAACGCCCAAATAAAGACTAACACGATTGTTGGGTCATTATAATGGTAGCGAAAATGTAAAGCAATTGCTGTAGCAATTGTTAGGAAAATAACAGCCCAGAGTGATTTCGTCATGCCCCAACCACCAAATTCTACATAAGTAAGATAGTAGTCGATATTTGCAAATGTAGCGACGAATATCCATCCTAAGTAAATAGAAATAGGGAGCCGCTTTATCCATAATTGCTCTTCAGAAGAATACGTTTTATAAAATAAAAACAAGACTCCTAATAAAGCAAATATATCTATAAGCGATAATAAAAACAACTCATAATGCCACAAGAAAATCCAAAGAATATTTAAAATGGAGCTACAAACAAATAATATAACTCTTATCGTGGATATGGACTCTCCATTTTTAAATTCTTTAACATTATTCCAAATCCAATATGCTAGTAATAAATATATGGGAATCCATATGAGAAATACGTAGCTTGCGGGAGTAAATAATGAAGGTAGTCTATTTGAAATTTCTCCGGTTGTATGATGATTAATCGGTAGAGTATTTGCGAGTAAATTTACCAAGATGGTAGAGAACAAGCTTATAATCAAAATGATTATTTTAATCATACGCATCCCTCCTATTATTATAGTATACCTTTGAAATTTTATTGCGACAAATTGATTTGTGAATGTTTAATGGCAAAACCAGAATAAACGGAACATAAAAATCATGATATAATATAATTCGAACTAGTATGAATTTTTAAGGGGGAAAAATAATGAGAGAAGTAGTATATCCAATTACATGGGATTTAGATGTGTTCTTTGAAGGTGGAAGTGAATCTAAAGAGTTACGAAACCATTTAGATCAAGTGAAAGAAAAATTAAAGGTTTTTGGAGAAAAATTAGAAAGTTTTACTACTCCGGCATCTGTTCAGGAAGCAAGTAAAATCGTTAGTATCATTGATGAATTAAAGGACATTGCGACTAACTTATCTCAAGCTGGAGCAGTTATTGGCTGTTTTCAAGCACAAGACACTACAGATAAAAAAGCTTCTCTTTTGGAAGGAGAGATAGGAAGTATTTATGCAAAGTTTTCTTCCCTGCTGTTAGGCATACAACAAACGATCAGCAAGACACCAGATGAGGTATGGACAGAATTAATAAAAACAGATGAATTACTCGAATTTTCTTTTGTTCTAAATGAGTGGAGAGAAGAAGCAAAGAGAATGCTTTCTGAAAAAGAAGAGTCTATGATTACAGCCCTTGGTGTAGATGGCTACCATGCATGGGGGCAGCTATATGATTTGTTGGTAGGGGATATTAGAGTAAAAGTTAAAGTGGATGGAGTAGAAAAAGAACTTTCAGTAGGTCAAGCTAATAACTTAAGCTCTCACGAAGATGGTACTACACGTAAAGAAGCATTTGAAGTTTTAGAAGCAGCTTGGACAGAGAAAGAAGAATTTTTTGCTAAAACTTTAAATCATTTAGCAGGTTTCCGTTTGTCTATTTATGAAAAAAGAGGCTGGGAATCTGTCCTACAAGAACCACTTGAGATAAATCGTATGAAGCAGGAGACATTAGATGCGATGTGGGGTGCTATTTCCAAAAATAAAGCTCCTTTCGTCGAATATTTAAATGTAAAATCGACAATGCTAGGAAAAGAAGGTATGCATTGGTATGATTTGGATGCGCCGGTAAGTGCTTCAACCGAGAAAATGGATTACCAACAAGGTGCAGAATTTATATTAAAGCATTTTAAAGAGTTTGGACCAAAATTAGAATCCTTTTCAAGAAATGCCTTTGAAAAAGGGTGGATTGAAGCAGAAGACCGCCCAAACAAGCGCCCAGGAGGGTTTTGTACAGGAATGCCGGTTTCAGAAGAATCCCGTATTTTCATGACGTACAGTGGAACTATGTCCAATGTTTCTACACTTGCACATGAATTGGGACATGCTTTTCATTCATATGCTTTAAGACCAGTACATTGGATGAATCGCCAGTACGCAATGGGAGTAGCAGAAACGGCATCTACGTTTGCGGAAATGATTGTAGCAGACGCAGCGGTAAAAGAAGCAAAAACGAACGATGAAAAGATTGCTTTACTAGAGGATAAAATCCAAAGAAGTGTTGCTTTCTTTATGAATATTCATGCTCGCTTCTTATTTGAAACAAGATTTTATGAGGAACGTAAAAATGGAATCGTTTCAGCTACAAGATTAAATGAGTTGATGGAAATTGCTCAAAAAGAAGCATACGGTGAAGCACTAGAAACAACACATCCTCATTTCTGGGCTTCTAAATTGCATTTCTATATTACAGGGGTACCTTTTTATAACTTCCCATACACATTTGGTTATTTATTTTCATTAAGTATATATGCGAAAGCAATTAACGAAGGTGCAAATTTTGAAGAAAAATATATTGCACTTCTTCAAGATACTGCCGTAATGTCAGTAGAGGATTTAGCGATGAAGCATCTTGGTGAAGATATTACTGAAGAGGAATTTTGGATTAAAGGGATTAATCTTTGCATTCAAGATGTAAACGAGTTCATTCAATTAACTAATGCAAAAGGGTGACGATGTTTGATCTATTTAGAAGGTGACAGATGTTATTTACGGACATTAAATGTAAAGGACGCACCCAATCTTGCAGATCTTGTTTATAGAAACAAAAAATATTGGGCTGTATATGAACCATTGCATCGAGATGATTATTATACAACCTCTGTGCAAAGAGAGAAAATTCGAGAGTCGCTATTATTAATGAATGAAAAAAGAGAATTCAGCTTTGGGGTATTTCAACATGATACCGATCGGATGATAGGTAGTATTTCATTGTATAGCTTAAAAAGAATGCCTTTTTCTAGTGGACTAATCGGCTATTCAATAGACGAAAATTTAACGGGTAAAGGTATTGCATCGGAAGCTGTACACCTTGTTAAATTGTTTGGGTTTGAACATGCTCATTTGAATCGTATAGAAGCTTATGTATCACCTAGAAATCTAGGGTCAATTAAAGTCTTGGAGAACAATGCATTTCATCGAGAAGGATTACTTCGAAGTCTTCTCTATATTAATGGTAAGTGGGAAGATCATTATATTTATGCATGCATTAGTGAGGACTTCTGAAAGGGTAAGAGTATTTATAAAAAAATTCTTTCCAAAACGAAAAGCTGGTTATTCATCAATTGATGGATAACCAGCTTTTGTCGATTTCCCGGGAAATAATCTATTTTACGTCGAGATTGCCATCTTTCACTAAATCTAATCTACCAGTATTAGGATCAATGATGAGCCCATGAACAGGTATGCTACCAAGCATTAGTGGGTGATTTCTAATCATATCGACGCTATGTAAAACACTGTCTTTAACATCAGAAAAACCTTCTAACCATTTTTCTACTTCTACCCCGGAATTCTTCAATATATCAAATATTTTTGGATCTATACCTCTTGTAGTCATTTTGCCGATGATTTTATCTGTTTGAATAGCACTCATACCGCAATCATAGTGACCAATAACGTATATTTCGTCCGCTTGAAGTTCATAAACTGCCACGATTAGACTGCGCATGATGCCACCAAACGGATGGTTTATAACAGCACCAGCACTTTTTACAATTTTAACATCACCGTTTTTAAAGTTCATGGATTTAGGTAGCATTTCTACGAGCCTTGTGTCCATACATGTTAATATTACAATTCGTTTATTTGGAAATTTTGTCGTTAAAAATGGTTCATACAACTTATTTTGTACAAAGGATTCATTGTAAGCTAATATTTCTTTTAAACTAGGCATGGAATTCCCCCTTCAATTTTCTACATTATTATTTTATATGAAAGCAATTGAAATTTCCTCTATTATGTTTTTTAGTGTAATAACTATTAATAAATTTTCATGAAAAAACCACTCAGGAGAGAGAACTTGAGTGGCATTTTTTATTATTTGGCACTATTAATAAGATTGTCGTTTTTTATTGTGGTGAAAATTAGCGAGACTTCCGCGGAAAGCAAGCGAATTTTCGTCAATGACAATATGTATGATTAACAGCGCCAATTCTTTATTTTGCTACTCTTTGTTTTCTCTCAGAGATAAAAAATGATTTTCCTGTACCGATAGCTACTGATTGTAGAGGTTCAGGGGCAATATGAACAGGTACTTCAATAACTGTTGAAAGCCACTCTTTCATATCTTTTAATAGAGCGCCTCCACCTGTTAATACAACGCCATGATCTACAATATCACCAGCCAACTCAGGAGGACAAATTTCTAATGTAGCCCTAATAGTTTCTAAAATAGTTTCAAGTGATTCTGCTAAAACTCCCTGAATCTGTGTAGATGAAAGATGTATTGTTTTTGGTAAGCCTGTAACAACATCTCTTCCTCTTACATCCATTTGTTCTACTGAATGTGGCACCAATGCATGTCCGATTGTTTTCTTAATTTCTTCAGCAGTTGGTTCTCCAATTAAAATATTATATTCTTTACGAATAAAATTGATAATAGCTTCATCCATTTTATCTCCAGCAGCTTTTACAGTGTTGGAAGCAACAACTCCACCAAATGAGATAATTCCAACCTCTGTAGTACCACCACCAATATCAACCACCATGCTTGCAACTGGTTCATTTACAGGAAGTCCTGCACCAATTGCTGCAGCTACCGGCTCTTCCATCAGTTGGACCTCTTTTGCTCCACTTTGTCTAACCGCATCTTGGATTGCTCTGCGTTCAACGGATGTAGCACCAGAGGGGGTACAAACAATAACAGTCGGCTTTCTTAAAGCAGTGCCTAGCTTCTTGCCAGCTTTTTGCATTATCAGTTTTAATAATTCTGTCGTAACATCAAAATCCGCTATGACACCATCTTTTAAAGGTCGAATAACTTCGATAGAAGCTGGTGTTTTACCGATCATTTGTTTTGCTTTCTCACCAAATGCGATAATTTCTTTTGTTTTAGTGTTTATTGCGACAACAGTCGGTTCATTTAAAAGTAAGCCTTTGCTTTTTGTATATACTAATGTATTTGCTGTTCCTAAATCTATTCCAATATGAGTATTTGAAAACATATATTAAACCTCCCATTCAATCATACTTATTTAGTATAAAGGATAAAGGAGGGATTGCCATTTGTTACTTTTTGGAAGTTTACAATTGTTTCAAAAGATAATAGTGCGTTTATCCTGTTAGTTTTGTTTAAAATAAATAGATAGACCTTGTTGGTCATTGATTTGACATAAAGTTGTATTGAAAATGAAAAGAAAAAGAGAAATAGTATCAACTTTAAACTATTCACCAATAAAAAAACAACCGCAATATAATTGCGGTTGTTTGAATTATTTTGAAGGTTTTGGATCAACTGTAATTGAATCATGTGAGTTCATTGCTTTTGCAAAGTAGCTAAGAATTACGTAGCCTACTACTCCTATACCACCAGCAACTCCAAGAACTGTAACTGTGAATAAGCCCATTATTAAACACCTCACTAGTCATGATATTATCATTATAACTTATAATAGTATAAAAAGTAAGTAGAATATTATAGAAATCTAGTTGGTAGATTAAAAAGCCCAATTTCCATTGCGGAAGATTGGTTCAATCGTTCCATCTTCTTTGATTCCGTCGATATTCATTTTTTCTGATCCAATCATGAAGTCTACATGAGTAATACTTTCATTCAGTCCGTTTTGTGCAAGTTCTTCTCGACTCATTTTCTTACCACCCTCTATGCAAAATGCATATGCACTTCCGATTGCTAAGTGGTTAGAAGCATTTTCGTCAAATAACGTGTTATAGAATAATAAGTTTGAATTAGAAATAGGTGAATCATGTGGGACTAACGCTACTTCTCCTAAATAGTGAGAGCCTTCGTCTGTCGCAACAAGATTCTCTAACACAGTTTGACCTTGTTCAGCTTCCACTTTCACAATACGACCTTTTTCAAATGTTACTGTGAAATTATCAATGATATTTCCTCCGTAACTTAAAGGTTTTGTACTAGCTACGTACCCGTCTACTCCAGTTTTTAAAGGAACTGTGAAAACTTCTTCTGTAGGCATATTTGCCATGAAATCGTTTCCTTTTTCATTTACACTACTAGCTCCACACCATAGATGACCTTTTGGAAGCTCGATCGTTAAATCTGTCCCTGGTGCTGTATAGTGTAGTTTTTTATAGTTCTTATCATTTAAGTAATCTACTTTAGTATGAAGTAATTCGTCATGCTCTTTCCAAGCTTCCACTGGATTCTCTAAATCTGCACGTACCGCTTTAAAAATTGCATCCCATAAAGCAGAAACTTGTTTTTCTTCGGCAACCTCTGGGAACACCTTACTTGCCCAAGCCTTAGAAGGTGAAGCGATAACTGTCCAGCTTACTTTATCAGATTGTGTGTATTGACGATACTTGCTTAATGCAGTACCTGCCGCTTTTTGGAATGCCGCAATTTTATTTGTGTCCACTCCTTTTAAAAGATCTGGACTTTGACTTATAATGCTCATGAAAGCAGCACCTTGTTCAGCTAATAATTCTTTTTCTTGTGCTTTCCATGATGGGAA encodes:
- the map gene encoding type I methionyl aminopeptidase, which codes for MIVQTNEELEALKKIGRIVAEIRDAMRAATKPGITTKELDEIGGKLFNEHGAISGPMGEYDFPGYTCISVNEEVAHGIPGSRIIKDGDVVNIDVSGSCDGYFADTGISFVVGEGYEEKEKLCAVAESAFNRAMLKVKVGSKLNQIGKAVEREAKENGLHVIMNLTGHGIGKSLHEAPQHVLNYYDAWDPTILKEGMVLAVEPFISQKAEHIVESGDGWTFVTPDKSLVAQIEHTIVVTKEGPLLLTKLD
- a CDS encoding TspO/MBR family protein, producing the protein MIKIIILIISLFSTILVNLLANTLPINHHTTGEISNRLPSLFTPASYVFLIWIPIYLLLAYWIWNNVKEFKNGESISTIRVILFVCSSILNILWIFLWHYELFLLSLIDIFALLGVLFLFYKTYSSEEQLWIKRLPISIYLGWIFVATFANIDYYLTYVEFGGWGMTKSLWAVIFLTIATAIALHFRYHYNDPTIVLVFIWAFLGIACRHMLDELLITAASIFLSCVLIVGILFIKKMPQKS
- a CDS encoding M3 family oligoendopeptidase; its protein translation is MREVVYPITWDLDVFFEGGSESKELRNHLDQVKEKLKVFGEKLESFTTPASVQEASKIVSIIDELKDIATNLSQAGAVIGCFQAQDTTDKKASLLEGEIGSIYAKFSSLLLGIQQTISKTPDEVWTELIKTDELLEFSFVLNEWREEAKRMLSEKEESMITALGVDGYHAWGQLYDLLVGDIRVKVKVDGVEKELSVGQANNLSSHEDGTTRKEAFEVLEAAWTEKEEFFAKTLNHLAGFRLSIYEKRGWESVLQEPLEINRMKQETLDAMWGAISKNKAPFVEYLNVKSTMLGKEGMHWYDLDAPVSASTEKMDYQQGAEFILKHFKEFGPKLESFSRNAFEKGWIEAEDRPNKRPGGFCTGMPVSEESRIFMTYSGTMSNVSTLAHELGHAFHSYALRPVHWMNRQYAMGVAETASTFAEMIVADAAVKEAKTNDEKIALLEDKIQRSVAFFMNIHARFLFETRFYEERKNGIVSATRLNELMEIAQKEAYGEALETTHPHFWASKLHFYITGVPFYNFPYTFGYLFSLSIYAKAINEGANFEEKYIALLQDTAVMSVEDLAMKHLGEDITEEEFWIKGINLCIQDVNEFIQLTNAKG
- a CDS encoding GNAT family N-acetyltransferase, which codes for MIYLEGDRCYLRTLNVKDAPNLADLVYRNKKYWAVYEPLHRDDYYTTSVQREKIRESLLLMNEKREFSFGVFQHDTDRMIGSISLYSLKRMPFSSGLIGYSIDENLTGKGIASEAVHLVKLFGFEHAHLNRIEAYVSPRNLGSIKVLENNAFHREGLLRSLLYINGKWEDHYIYACISEDF
- a CDS encoding beta-class carbonic anhydrase, with protein sequence MPSLKEILAYNESFVQNKLYEPFLTTKFPNKRIVILTCMDTRLVEMLPKSMNFKNGDVKIVKSAGAVINHPFGGIMRSLIVAVYELQADEIYVIGHYDCGMSAIQTDKIIGKMTTRGIDPKIFDILKNSGVEVEKWLEGFSDVKDSVLHSVDMIRNHPLMLGSIPVHGLIIDPNTGRLDLVKDGNLDVK
- the mreBH gene encoding rod-share determining protein MreBH; its protein translation is MFSNTHIGIDLGTANTLVYTKSKGLLLNEPTVVAINTKTKEIIAFGEKAKQMIGKTPASIEVIRPLKDGVIADFDVTTELLKLIMQKAGKKLGTALRKPTVIVCTPSGATSVERRAIQDAVRQSGAKEVQLMEEPVAAAIGAGLPVNEPVASMVVDIGGGTTEVGIISFGGVVASNTVKAAGDKMDEAIINFIRKEYNILIGEPTAEEIKKTIGHALVPHSVEQMDVRGRDVVTGLPKTIHLSSTQIQGVLAESLETILETIRATLEICPPELAGDIVDHGVVLTGGGALLKDMKEWLSTVIEVPVHIAPEPLQSVAIGTGKSFFISERKQRVAK